The Streptomyces uncialis genomic interval CCATGAACCAAATTAGATCGCATGTTCGATTTGCATGGCAAAAGCGCACCCCCTGCCACCTGCCGTGGTGAAGGTTGAGTGGCTCCTCGAACGTTGAGTGCGATCGGCGCGGCGCGGCGCGGTCGGCGGTCATGGCCTACGCACACTCCGCGCGAGGCGGTCGCCGCAGGTGTCCTCGTGCTGGGTGAGCCTGTTCAACGCGGCTGTGGCCGGGACCGGCACCGATCCGGCCGTGCAGCATGCCTGCGGTCTCGGCGGTGAGAGGACACCTGTTTCGCGCCGCCGCCGAAAGCCAGGTCCTGGCCATCCTGCGCAACCGGGAGCCGGAGAAGGCGTTCACCGAGATCGCCGCGCAGCGCGAGATTCTGCGGAATCAGCACGAAAGGGCCTTCTCCTCGGACAGGCTGGAAGCCGACGAGCGGGCCGCGCTCGCCTACAACTGTGTGGAGCGGGTCGCAGCCTCCACGAACCGGCTGTCGGCGGCCTCCTGACCAGCGCGGGGGACGGTTCGAACAGGCAGGGGGAGAGTCCAGCTGGGAGGGGTGCCATGCAGGGGGCAGGCGGCGGATCCGGACGGCGATGCTCACCGGCCGGGTCCCCGCGCCGGTCCGGTTCCCGCAGCCGGGTTCCCTCCCACGCCTCTCAGCGGAGCAGCAACCAGGTAGCGCCCCCCACCGTGCCGCCCCCGTCCCCGTTCTCCCTGCCCACCCCTGACGAGGAGTCCACGTTCAGGGTGTTCATCGCCATCCGCACCACCGACATCCCGAGAAAGCCGCCTGGCGAAAGGAAGCACGATGCCCCCTGACCTGACCGAACTGGCCCGTACAGGACGTGTGCTGGAGGAGGCGCGGTCCCTGCTGGAGGCCGACCGCGCACGCCTTGAGGAGCGGTACGGCCCGTCACCGTACGGAGATATCGCCGCCGGGAGCCCGGACCAGACCCTGCGCGGCATCAGGGACATGTCCAGCAGCGTGTCCGACGCCCTTGAGAGGATCGCCCTGGCCGCCGGCTACTCCGTACTCGGCTTCGACCAGCGGGCCGACCGCGCGCTTCGGCTGGCCCGGATGACGCCCGTGTCCATCCCCTCCGGCGCGGACCGCATGGCCCGCCCGCTCGGCGAAGCCACCGTACGGGCACTGGAGATGATCCGGGACCTCGGCCTCTTCCCCGGCGAGACCGCGATCGCGATCGACGTGGCCCTCGCGGCGCCGCAGGCGACGTATCCCCCCGCGGACTGGGACGCCTACGCGCGCGAGAAGAGGTGGCGCTCCGAGCACCCCCGACCCTGACCGACCACCCCGGCAGCAGCGCCGCGCCCAGGCGCACCCGCTGCCCGTCGGCGCCCACGCCACGGCCGGGGTCCACGACGCCGATACAACCGGCCCCGCCCTGTTCCACACACGAGACACCGGCCCGGCCACCGCCGGGCCGGTGCCCGCCTCTCCCGGCGGGCCCCGATCGCCGTCTCCGCCCGGACAGGTCACCGCACCGCACCTGTCCTGCGGATGACGCGGGTTCCTCAGGCGGTTTCCCGGTGGCCGAGCGACTGGGTGGGTTCGCTGACCGCGTCGCACAGTGCGCTGAGCCCGGTGGCGAGGGCGTGCCGGGCGTCGGGGGCCATACGGCTCATGGCCTGTTGCAGGGCCAGTTCCCGGCGGTGCCTGATGCCGTGCAGGTGGGCGGTGCCACTGTCGGTGAGTTCCAGCTGCATTTCGCGGCGGTCCTGGGGGCGCGGGGTCCGGCGGAGGAATCCGGCGGCCTGGAGGCGGTCGCAGAGGC includes:
- a CDS encoding MarR family transcriptional regulator, whose protein sequence is MRETPAPPHPHGSPAAPDIGQVLELLEIAWERGRGTLSTAPLSAAQTRVMYIIEREPGINASTLGRRLSAAAPSVTRLCDRLQAAGFLRRTPRPQDRREMQLELTDSGTAHLHGIRHRRELALQQAMSRMAPDARHALATGLSALCDAVSEPTQSLGHRETA